The genomic region ATTGTCGAGCAGCCCGCCATCAGAGCGGCAAGCAGGGTGACTGCAAGGATGACAAGCGGGCGTCGCATGGCTATAATCTCCTCCTTCCGGCGTGAAATGCTCCGGGAGCAACCCAAGTACACTAGCCCCTCAGCCGCATGCTGACAAGCCCACGGCGCGAGAGGTTCATTAACGAGGCCCACGTATCATGCCCACTGAGGAAGCGGATTTTTTTCTCGAAAGTTATAATTTTGCATTGCCTGAAGCGCAGATAGCCCAGTTCCCGCCCGAAGAGCGCGGGAACTCGCGTCTGCTGGTCATGCCGCGCCAGGGCGCGCTTGAGCTTGAGCACCACCAGTTCAGCAATCTGCCGGACTGCCTGCCCGAGGGGGCGTTGCTGGTCGCCAACAATTCCCGCGTACTGCAGGCGCGCCTGCTGGGAACACGCTCCACCGGCGGCAAGGTGGAGTTTCTGCTGCTCACGCCCCTGCCGCTGGTGCTTGAAAGGGCGCGGCCCGACAAGCTTGGCGGCACAAGCGCCGAGGTTGAGGGGCTCATACGCTCCGGCGGCAGTATTCGTGACGGTGAAAAACTTGAATTTGGCGCGGGCATCAGCGTGACCGTGCTGGAATCAGGCGAATTCGGGCATCGGCGTGTGCGCCTGGCCTGGGACGGCGACCTCTCCAAGGCCTTTGCCGCCACCGGGCACATTCCCCTGCCGCCCTACATCAAGCGGACAGATGCGGAAGAAGATCTGAGCCGCTACCAGACCATCTATTCCCGCGAGGATAAGACGGGTTCTGTGGCTGCGCCCACGGCGGGGCTGCATTTTACCCCCGAGATGCGAGAAACCCTGAAGGCCCGTGGCTTTCAGTGGGCGGACGTAACCCTGTATGTGGGTTACGGCACCTTCAGCCCTGTGCGCAGCGCCGACATTCGCGGCCACCGCATGCACAGGGAATATGTGGAAATGCCCGAGGCAACGGCGCTTGCCATTGCCGAGGCCAAGCGTGAAGGGCGGCCTGTGATTGCCGTTGGCACCACCAGCCTGCGCTCCATGGAGGGCGTGGCCGAATTGTGCGGCAGGGTGCAGCCCTTTACCGGTTGGACGGACATCTTTTTGTACCCCGGCAGGCCCTTCCGTGTGGTTGACGGCCTGCTGACAAACTTTCATCTGCCTGAGTCCTCCCTGATCATGCTGGTTTCTGCCCTGGCCGGGCGCGAGCGCGTGCTTGCCGCTTATGCCGAGGCTGTGAGCAGGGGGTATCGGTTCTTCTCATATGGCGATGCCATGCTTATTCGCTGATTGTTTCAAGAAGCGAGTGTGGAATCCCAAGGAGCTGAAATGTCAAGAGTTGTATTCATGGAAGAGCGCTGCAAGGGCTGCCGCCTGTGTGTGGAAGTCTGCCCGGTGCACATCCTCAGGCCTTCGGGCCGTTTTAACCGCCACGGTTACGAAGTGATGGAAATGGAAGGCCAATGCACGGGCTGTGCCTCGTGCGCGGTCATGTGCCCCGATGTGGCCATACGCGTGTTCAAAAGCGCGAAAACCAAGGGGGGCAAGGCATGAGCGCTGCAACCGAACGTGTGCTCATCAAGGGCAACGAGGCCGTGGCCTTTGGCGCTATAGATGCGGGCTGCCGCTGCTATTTCGGCTACCCCATCACTCCGCAGAATGAAGTGCCGGAATCCCTCTCCAGCCTTTTGCCCGAAGTCGGCGGCCAGTTTGTGCAGGCCGAAAGTGAAGTCGGCGCCATCAACATGGTGCTGGGTGCGGCTGCCAGCGGTATTCCTGCGCTGACGTCATCCTCCAGCTGCGGTATTTCGCTCATGCAGGAAGGTATTTCCTACATGGCGGGCAGCCAGATCCCCGGCGTGATCGTCAACATGCAGCGTGGCGGCCCCGGCCTTGGGGATATCGGCCCCTCGCAGGGCGATTATTTTCAGGCCGTCAAGGGCGGCGGGCACGGCGATCACCGTAATCTGGTGCTGGCCCCCTCCACCGCTCAGGAATGCTATGACTTCATGTTCAGGGCCTTTGCCCTGGCATTCAAATACGCCAACCCGGTCATGGTGCTGGGCGACGCCATCGTGGGCCAGATCAAGGAACCCGTGCGCCGTGTGCCGCCCAAGGACGCCGTGCCCGCCGAGGAGCTTGCCGCCCTTGCAGCGCCCTGGCGCATGGAGGGTTATGGTCGCCGTGGCCCCGGCGCGCAGCCGCGCCTGCTCAAGTCGGTCTATCTGGCCGAAGGGGCGCTGGCCGAGCGCAACCGTATGCTCATGCGCAAATACGAATCCATGAAGGCCGACTGCGCCTTTGAATGCGTTGATACTGACGATGCGGAACTGGTCGTGGTGGCCTTTGGCTCCATTGCCCGCATTGCCCGCAGCGCCATCCGTCAGTTGCGCGCTCAGGGGCATAAAATCGGCCTGTTCCGGCCCATTACGCTGTTCCCCTTCCCGGATGAAGCCCTGCGCGCTCTTGCGCCTGGTCGGCGTTTTCTGGTTATGGAGCAGAACACGGGGCAGATGGTGGAAGATGTCCGCCTGGCCCTCTTTGGCCAGCCGGGCGTTGCGCCCGCATCCGTACTGTGGCACGGCGTCATGCCGGGGCTGTTCATCGGCGCCGATGCCCTGCGCGAACCCATGCTTCAGGCCCTCAAGGAGAACTAATCATGCAAGCTCAGGAACTGGACGCATTGCGTCCCGCCGAGGGCGAAAGCCTGGTTTTTGATACCAATCCCGTGCTCAACGAGCGCCCCACCCACTATTGCCCCGGCTGCCATCACGGCATTGCCCACAGGCTGGTGAGCGAGGTGTTGCACGAACTGGGCGTGGCCGAACGCACCATTCTGGTGGCTTCGGTAGGCTGCGCCACCTTTACTTATGATTACTTTAACGTGGATGGCCTCGAAGCCCCGCATGGCCGCGCCTGCGCCGTGGCCACCGGCGTGCGCCGCGCCCGCCCGGATTCTGTGGTCTTCACCTATCAGGGCGATGGCGACATGGCCGCCATCGGCATGGCCGAATCCATGCACGCCGCCAACCGTGGCGAAAAGATCACCGGCATCTTCATCAACAATACGGTGTACGGCATGACCGGCGGGCAGATGGCCCCCACCACCCTGGTGGGACAAAAGACCACCACATCGCGGCAGGGACGCTCCATCAGCAACGAGGGCGGCCCCATCCGTATGGCCGAAATCATGGCCCAGCTGGACGGCGTGGCCTATTCCGCCCGCTGCTCGCTGGATTCGGTCAAAAATGTACGCGCCTCCAAAAAGGCCATGCGCAAAGCCTTTGAAGTGCAGTTGCAGGGCCTTGGCTTTGGCTTCATCGAACTGCTTTCCGGCTGCC from Desulfovibrio sp. UIB00 harbors:
- a CDS encoding thiamine pyrophosphate-dependent enzyme produces the protein MQAQELDALRPAEGESLVFDTNPVLNERPTHYCPGCHHGIAHRLVSEVLHELGVAERTILVASVGCATFTYDYFNVDGLEAPHGRACAVATGVRRARPDSVVFTYQGDGDMAAIGMAESMHAANRGEKITGIFINNTVYGMTGGQMAPTTLVGQKTTTSRQGRSISNEGGPIRMAEIMAQLDGVAYSARCSLDSVKNVRASKKAMRKAFEVQLQGLGFGFIELLSGCPTNWHLDPIAANKRIAEAMMPVFPLGVYKDVTASVEADHA
- a CDS encoding ferredoxin family protein encodes the protein MSRVVFMEERCKGCRLCVEVCPVHILRPSGRFNRHGYEVMEMEGQCTGCASCAVMCPDVAIRVFKSAKTKGGKA
- the vorB gene encoding 3-methyl-2-oxobutanoate dehydrogenase subunit VorB is translated as MSAATERVLIKGNEAVAFGAIDAGCRCYFGYPITPQNEVPESLSSLLPEVGGQFVQAESEVGAINMVLGAAASGIPALTSSSSCGISLMQEGISYMAGSQIPGVIVNMQRGGPGLGDIGPSQGDYFQAVKGGGHGDHRNLVLAPSTAQECYDFMFRAFALAFKYANPVMVLGDAIVGQIKEPVRRVPPKDAVPAEELAALAAPWRMEGYGRRGPGAQPRLLKSVYLAEGALAERNRMLMRKYESMKADCAFECVDTDDAELVVVAFGSIARIARSAIRQLRAQGHKIGLFRPITLFPFPDEALRALAPGRRFLVMEQNTGQMVEDVRLALFGQPGVAPASVLWHGVMPGLFIGADALREPMLQALKEN
- the queA gene encoding tRNA preQ1(34) S-adenosylmethionine ribosyltransferase-isomerase QueA; translated protein: MPTEEADFFLESYNFALPEAQIAQFPPEERGNSRLLVMPRQGALELEHHQFSNLPDCLPEGALLVANNSRVLQARLLGTRSTGGKVEFLLLTPLPLVLERARPDKLGGTSAEVEGLIRSGGSIRDGEKLEFGAGISVTVLESGEFGHRRVRLAWDGDLSKAFAATGHIPLPPYIKRTDAEEDLSRYQTIYSREDKTGSVAAPTAGLHFTPEMRETLKARGFQWADVTLYVGYGTFSPVRSADIRGHRMHREYVEMPEATALAIAEAKREGRPVIAVGTTSLRSMEGVAELCGRVQPFTGWTDIFLYPGRPFRVVDGLLTNFHLPESSLIMLVSALAGRERVLAAYAEAVSRGYRFFSYGDAMLIR